In Ischnura elegans chromosome 6, ioIscEleg1.1, whole genome shotgun sequence, one genomic interval encodes:
- the LOC124160516 gene encoding uncharacterized protein LOC124160516, which produces MTVDEKQDYHKASNSLVFGGILTYVSCLLLVMAFASPYWIQSYEETHSEFKNMGLWEYCFEDFRYPYYQFNTLFDGCHYIFSEKYYVLREWLLPGWLMVVQAFVTLALMLSFTSQVIIALELIRWPLEFVLLHEWLLSGIAAIANAIAAKLLLLSVMIFGIACWRRDWMLYPNFNYLSWSFGFAVCSMFLHFIAAAFIYMDAKKGWEYRQESRNLVVQMHPNPGRNGYV; this is translated from the exons ATGACGGTCGACGAAAAGCAGGATTATCACAAGGCATCCA attCGTTGGTGTTTGGAGGAATTCTTACTTATGTATCATGCCTCCTGCTGGTTATGGCTTTTGCAAG TCCGTATTGGATTCAGTCCTATGAAGAAACTCATAGTGAATTCAAAAATATGGGGTTGTGGGAGTATTGCTTTGAAGATTTCAGGTACCCATATTACCAGTTCAACACCCTTTTTGATGGTTGCCATTACATATTTAGCGAAAAATACTACGTCTTGCGCGAATGGCTTTTGCCAG GATGGCTTATGGTGGTTCAGGCATTTGTAACTCTGGCGTTGATGTTGTCATTCACATCCCAAGTCATTATTGCACTTGAGCTAATAAGATGGCCTTTGGAATTTGTACTGCTGCATGAATGGCTTCTATCCGGTATTGCCGCTATCGCAAATGCCATTGCTG CGAAACTGCTTTTATTGTCTGTGATGATTTTTGGGATAGCTTGTTGGAGACGGGACTGGATGCTCTACCCCAACTTCAATTATCTTTCGTGGTCCTTTGGATTTGCTGTTTGTTCcatgtttttgcattttatagCAGCTGCGTTTATCTACATG gaTGCAAAGAAAGGCTGGGAGTACAGGCAGGAGAGCAGAAATTTGGTGGTCCAAATGCACCCCAATCCTGGCCGAAATGGTTACGTGTGA
- the LOC124160518 gene encoding uncharacterized protein LOC124160518 yields the protein MGYKTRNGLYALSFSILGFLFVFIAFVTPYWLETDGKLENPKFIRLGLWEVCLNNFEDPRHWYDTKFSGCMWIFEEEYYIIHDMLMPSFFVATQFFFTLTFTILLVGLFMIALFMCCSREHEKFVLLLLMISSTLLAAAVSGTIAVVTFGARGDGRDWMPNWEHNNMSWSYAFAVFGVLFLYTAGFLFLVEARRFKRRRLDALATQAAYHMEQHHQRT from the exons ATGGGATACAAAACACGAAATGGTTTATACGCCCTCAGTTTTTCTATACTGggctttttatttgtttttatagcATTTGTGACACCATATTGGCTGGAAACCGATGGGAAATTGGAGAATCCAAAATTTATAAGATTGG GCCTGTGGGAGGTTTGCTTGAACAATTTTGAAGATCCTCGGCATTGGTATGACACAAAATTTAGTGGCTGTATGTGGATATTTGAAGAAGAGTACTACATTATCCACGATATGTTAATGCCGA GTTTCTTTGTGGCTACACAGTTCTTCTTCACCTTAACTTTCACCATACTTTTGGTGGGACTATTCATGATTGCTCTGTTTATGTGCTGTAGCCGAGAGCATGAAAAATTTGTGTTGTTGCTTCTCATGATCAGCTCTACCCTTCTAGCAGCAG CTGTGTCAGGTACTATAGCAGTGGTGACCTTTGGTGCTCGAGGTGACGGAAGGGATTGGATGCCTAATTGGGAGCACAACAACATGTCGTGGTCCTACGCTTTCGCTGTGTTTGGGGTATTGTTTCTATACACTGCTGGATTCCTGTTTTTGGTGGAAGCGCGGAGGTTCAAAAGACGCAGGTTAGATGCGTTAGCTACCCAGGCAGCTTACCACATGGAGCAGCATCACCAAAGGACATAA
- the LOC124160517 gene encoding uncharacterized protein LOC124160517 → MKKRSLAGNVAVGVFVIVLIFTTVAFCSPSWLVSDSRITGAKLERLGLWTHCFRSLGDPIDEHQRRFFVGCRWVYDPFTHGYDEIRGYLLPPFMIATQFFYTISFLFVLIAFIQVLLFFLCCGPDQGKYALLISLIGYCLIVAGISGGIAVIIFASLANGKGWMPDHQNTFLDWSFGMAVVGSFAAVIDAILFLTEAKIQKKKNANIKDSQAQFSMEESKA, encoded by the exons atgaagaaaaggtCGTTGGCTGGGAATGTGGCTGTTGgagtctttgttattgtcttaaTTTTTACTACTGTGGCATTTTGTTCACCAAGTTGGTTGGTGAGTGACAGCCGAATCACAGGAGCAAAGCTGGAAAGGCTTGGTCTATGGACTCATTGTTTTCGATCTCTGGGTGATCCCATTGATGAACATCAACGACGCTTCTTCGTTGGGTGTCGCTGGGTTTATGATCCATTTACTCATGGATACGACGAGATACGCGGTTATCTATTGCCTC cTTTCATGATTGCAACCCAGTTCTTTTACACGATTAGCTTCTTGTTTGTATTGATCGCTTTCATACAAGTACTTCTCTTCTTCTTGTGTTGTGGACCTGACCAGGGAAAATACGCTCTTCTCATATCTTTGATTGGATATTGTCTGATAGTTGCAG gaaTATCGGGGGGGATAGCAGTAATCATCTTCGCCAGTCTGGCAAATGGAAAGGGATGGATGCCAGATCACCAAAATACCTTCCTAGATTGGTCTTTTGGAATGGCTGTCGTTGGCTCTTTTGCTGCGGTAAttgatgcaattctcttcctcacTGAGGCCAAAATACAAAAGAAGAAGAATGCTAACATCAAGGATTCTCAGGCTCAGTTCTCAATGGAAGAGAGTAAAGCATGA